Sequence from the Bacillus thuringiensis genome:
CACATCATATATTTGTAAAAGATATTCTGCGTATTGAGCACTCTGAATAATCTTTTCATAAATAAAATTGAATTTCCATAATAATAATCTTTTTCTATAATAGTTATCTTTTAGTATGTAACGTGAACCGAAAGTATATGTATAATATTTAATAAAGTAAAATTGATAAATGTAATCGTTTTTTAGAACAGATTATCGTTTCATGTCTGTTCTTTTTTGCGTGATGCTGGAGAAATATATTCCTCCAGCATTTGCCGTTTTATGACAAAATATATTGGTAACTTTTTTAAAAATAAGGTTAAATTCGTTGACAACTTTTTTGAAAAGCACTTTATTGACATGAGTTTTAGAATGTTGTTTCATAGTCATTGTATTGAAAAAAATCGACTGTCTTGTCGAAAAGTAAAATTTAAAAAAAGAAAGAATTTATACATATATCTTGTGTCTTATTTTGAAACGTAATACAATATATAGAGAAAACAAGAAACAACATACAGAGAGTATAGATTGGAGAGGGAGGGTCGGAAATGATAGTTGCATATGATTCTATGACAGGAAACGTGAAGCGTTTCATTCACAAATTAAATATGCCGGCCGTTCAAATTGGTGAAGATCTAGTAATAGATGAAGACTTTGTTTTAATTACGTATACAACAGGTTTTGGCAATGTACCAGAACGTGTTTTAGAATTTTTAGAGCGCAATAATGAAAAATTAAAAGGCGTATCTGCAAGCGGCAATCGTAACTGGGGAGACATGTTCGGTGCAAGTGCTGACAAAATTTCTGCTAAATATGAAGTGCCTATTGTATCAAAATTTGAGTTATCAGGAACAAATAATGATGTAGAATATTTTAAGGAAAGGGTGCGGGAGATTGCGACACATTGAACTGAATAATGAAATCACGCAAATGCAGGACGGTTTTTATCAGCTTCATAAAGATAAAGAGGCATTAGAAGTCTTTATGGAAGAAGCTAGAGAAAATACCGTTCATTTTAATAGCGTGGCAGAGCGAATGGAGTATATGAAAGAACATGACTACTATTACAACGTTCTGGACGAGTATAGCTTGGAGGAAGTAGAAGAAGTATATAACATCGCTTATGGTGAAAACTTCGAGTTCCAATCATACATGGCAGCATCTAAGTTCTACAAAGATTATGCGTTAAAAACAAATGATCAAAAACAATACTTAGAAAGCTATGAAGATCGTGTAGCAATTGTGTCATTATACTTAGGACGCGGTGATGTTGCGAAGGCAAAACAATTCGCAAGCATGATTGTAAAACAAAACTACCAACCAGCGACACCAACCTTTTTAAATGCGGGAAGAAGCAGAAGAGGAGAAATGGTGTCTTGTTTCTTGTTAGAGATGGACGATAGCTTAAATTCAATCGGTTTTAACATTAATACTGCAATGCAATTATCAAAAATCGGTGGTGGAGTAGCCTTAAACTTATCTAAGCTACGCGCACGCGGTGAGCAAATTAAAGGTATCGATAACGCTGCAAGTGGTGTAGTACCTGTTATGAAATTACTTGAAGATTCATTTTCATATGCGAATCAGCTTGGCCAACGAAAAGGTGCCGGCGCAGTATACTTAAACATATTCCATTGGGATATTATTGAATTCCTTGATACAAAAAAAATAAATGCCGATGAGAAGAGCCGTATTCAGTCTCTATCAATCGGAATTATCGTTCCAAGTAAGTTCTTTGAGCTTGCTGAGAAAAACGAACCTTTCCATGTTTTCGCGCCTTATACGGTGTATAAAGAATACGGAAAGCATTTAGATGATATTGATATCGATGAAATGTACGATGAATTAATGAGCAATCCGAAAGTGAAGAAGAAGCCGCTAGATATTAGTGCGCGTGATATGCTTATTAAAATAGCTATGATTCAGCTTGAGTCTGGTTACCCATACTTAATGTTTAAATCAAATGCAAATAACCAACATCCACTGAAGGATATTGGAACTGTGAAGATGTCGAACTTGTGTTAAATATGTAGCACCTTCTAGTAGAAATGCTAGTCGAAAACTCCGTTAAACGGGGAAAGCCTCAAATTTGAGGTAACCTACCGTGCTAAATCTTATCTTAGAATGAAAATATAAAAGTTCAGAATGTATCTTATTATTTTGTATAGCAGAGTTATGGGACAACATAAAGTAATAAGAGACTTTCTGAAAGATTAAGATAAGTAAAAGCCTAACGACTATCCCTTATGGGAGTAGAGCGCAAGCGATTGGCGTTCGAAAAGCGGAGCACCTAATCAGGTAATGCTGTAGGTGATGATATAGTCTGTCCTGTATGGTGACATACAGCAGTTGCATGAGCAACGGACTGAGGAGTAGCGGACTCGGTTGAACATTCGAGACAGAAATCTTCCAGCTTCAAGAAACTTCTGAAATTAATGATTACGGTACAGATGACATTATTCGTCGTGATATTAACTGTAACTTAGGATCGTTAAATATCGTAAACGTAATGGAAAATAAAGAAATTCGTGAAGCCGTTCATGCGGGAATGGAAGCTTTAACAGCTGTTTCTGATATGACGATCATTCCGAATGCACCAACTGTGAAAAAAGCAAATGATGAGCTTCATTCAGTTGGACTTGGCGCAATGAACTTACACGGATATTTATCAAAAAACAAAATCGCATATGAAAGTGCAGAAGCGAAAGAGTTCGCTCGTACATTCTTTATGATGTTAAATTACTACTCTATTGAGAAAAGTATGGAAATCGCTAAAGAAAAAGGCGAAACATTTAAAGACTTCGATAAGTCTGATTATGCGAATGGCACATACTTTGAAAAGTATGAAACGACAGATTACAGCCCAGTAACTGAAAAAGTTCAGCAATTATTTGAAGGAATTCATATTCCAACAAAAGAAGATTGGACAAGTTTAAAAGAGCAAGTGAAGAAGAATGGATTATATAATTCCTACCGTCTTGCTATTGCTCCAACACAATCTATCAGTTACGTTCAAAATGCAACTTCAAGCGTAATGCCGATCGTAAGTCAAATCGAATCAAGAACATATGCGAATGCGACAACATATTATCCAATGCCATATTTATCAAAAGATACGTTCTGGTACTATAAATCTTCTTACGATATGAATCAGTTTAAATTAATTGATTTAATCGCAGAAATTCAAGAACATATTGACCAAGGAATTAGTACAATTCTTTACGTTAATAGTGATATTTCAACACGTGAATTAGCACGTTACTACATCTATGCACATAAAAAAGGTTTAAAGAGTCTGTATTATACGAGAACACGTAAATTAAGCGTGGAAGAGTGTGTGGCTTGTACCGTTTAATATAAGAAGTGAGACATGATGAGCAGGGTTTTCTGAACCCTGCTCATGCTTAGTTATCAATTATTCATGTTTATTTAGAGAAGGGGCGATTGAATGCGTGCGGTAAACTGGAACAAAAAAGAAGATGATTTTAGTTTAATGTTTTGGAAGCAAAACATCGCTCAGTTTTGGACAGAAGAAGAAATCGCAGTGTCTTCTGACAAAAATACTTGGGCGCAATTATCAAAAGAAGAGCAGGTTGCTTATAAGCGTGTATTAGGCGGCTTAACACTTTTAGATACGAAACAAGGCGGCGAAGGGATGCCACTTGTACTTGTTCATCTTGAAAACTTACAAGCAAAAAGTGTATTAGCTTTCATGGGAGCTATGGAAGAAGTACATGCGAAGAGTTACAGTCATATTTTCACAACGTTAGCTACTGAAGAAGAAATCGATGATATTTTTGAATGGGTAGATAAACATCCATTACTTGAGAAAAAGGCTGGTATTGTTACTAGTTATTATCGTCGTTTATTAAAGCCTGAAGTAACGAAAAAAGAGTTATACATGGCGATGGTAGCAAGTGTATTCTTAGAAAGTTATTTATTCTATAGTGGATTCTTCTATCCGCTTTACTTAGCAGGTCAAGGTAAATTGACGGCAAGTGGTGAAATTATTAACTTAATAATTCGTGATGAGTCAATTCACGGCGTATTCGTCGGTATTTTAGCACAACAAATCTTCGCAGAACTTTCTGCAGAAGATCAACAAGAAGTGCAAAAAGAAACGCAAGAGTTATTAATGGAACTATATGAAATTGAAATGGCATACACAGAAGAAATTTATACTTCTATCGGTCTTGTAGAAGATGTAAATCGTTTTGTTCGTTACAATGCGAATAAGGGACTTATGAACTTAGGGCTTGAGCCGAAGTTTGAAGAAGAAGAAATTAACCCAATCGTTTTAAATGGTTTACGTACAGATACGAAAAACCATGATTTCTTCTCTGTAAAAGGAAATGGTTACGTAAAAGCAACGAACGTTGAAAAGTTATCTGACGATGACTTTATGTTTAATTTTTAATATAGGATTATAAAGAAAAGCTGTCTTATCAATGAATAAGACAGCTTTTCTTTATGATTTTGTTTACATAACACTATTATTTTCATATAACAAGTTCTGTTTAAAAAGTTCTATTCAGCTAATGGATAGAACTTTTTTGTAATTAAATGGGTATTTACAATCTTTTTGTATCAGTGTATTATTTAACTAGTACACCGATACAAAAGGAGGGAAGAAATGAAAATAGAGTTTTCTCCAAATACACCAATTTACATTCAGGTAATGGAATACATAAAAAAAGAAATCGTAACAGGACATTTATTGCCTGGTGATAAAATTCCCTCTGTACGTGAATTAGCGAGTGAATTACAAGTAAATCCAAATACGATTCAGCGTACATTTCAAGAGCTAGAACGAGATGGGGTTGTTGTAACGCGTAGAGGAATGGGACGATATGTAACGAATGAAGGGGAGAAAATTATGGAGCTGCGAAAAGAGATGGCGAAAGAATTGCTTCATTCTTTTATAGATGGAATGGACAATTTAGGTTTTTCAGAAGAAGAAATTCTTACAATCCTTCGTTCTTCATTACATGAGAAGAGGGAGGAGAGCGAATGACAGAGTTATTAAAAATAGAAAACTTATGGAAGAGATACGGATTAAAAGCAGTGATTCGTGAATTAAACATAGAGATTACGGAAGGGAAAATTATAGGGCTTGTTGGAGATAATGGGAGCGGAAAAACGACGTTATTGAAAATGATTGCCGGTCTGCAGCATCCTTCCGAAGGGAGCATTACAATCGCTGGTAAAAAGGTCGGATTAGAAACGAAAGAAATTGTTTCTTTTATGTCGGATAAACCAGTATTTGATGATTGGATGACGGTAAAAGATTCTTTATTTTTCTATCGAGATTTTTATAAAGACTTCGACATTCAAAAAGCGGTAGATACGATTGCGGAATTTAAAATACCGTTAGAAGAAAAAATTACAGCTTTATCAAAAGGTATGGTTGAAAAGCTACAAATTATTTTAACATTTTCGAGGAAAGCGAAGTTGTACGTACTAGATGAACCGCTTGGCGGAATTGATCTTGTTTCTAGAGAGCATGTATTAGAACTTATTTTACAGTTTTATCGCGAAGATTGTACCATTTTAATTGCAACACATTTAATTGGAGAAGTGGAAAATATTTTTGACGAAGTAATTTTTTTAAAAGATGGTGAAAGTGTACTGCATGAAAATGTAGAGGAATTACGTTTCCAACGAGGAAAAGCTGTTACGGATTTGTTTAAGGAGGTGTTTAGTAGATGAAGGCCAGTTTAATATATATGTACAATGCGAATAAAAAACAAATTTTCATTTCGTTATTGTCGTTCATATTTATTGCAGCTGTCGCTTTTGTAAGTATGGGGAATTATATTAAACAAGAATCAGGAGAAGTAAGGCAAATGATTACAATTGCTTTAGTATTCTTAGTTTATTTAATTTTTGCGGTATTAGTATTTCTGCAGGCGATGTCTGCGTTTGGGAAAATGACTGAAAGTAAATTATTTCGGTTAACACCGATATCTGGTAAAAAAATTGTTTTAGCAATATTGTCGTATGCAGCAATTTGCTTAATGTGTTTTGAATTAATAGGTGCTATGTTTTTCTATAGTATTTCGATGAAAGTAATAAAAGGTACAGAACTCCATGAATTGTTATTCACCGAAACTACACTTACACTAGATATGGTAAAGCAGTTATTTAGTAGCGTGTTATATGTATTTAATTTATCAAGTATATTGTTAGTCTTACTTTTTATAGTAGCTGGAGTTAAAGTATTTTCTTTGAAAAAGAAAAAAATGGAGTATGTAATTATTTTCTTCTTATTTTTACTAGTGACGAAAGTAATCAATATGATATATGAAATGTTAGGCGGATTTGCACCTACATCTGCTTTTATCAAAAAATTAGTTTATATAGATGAATCGACAGATGTAAATCTTATACTATATCCAGAAAAACTTATGAATGTATATAGTATTGCTTTTTCAATCGGTATATTTGTTTTACTTGTTTATATAACAGGTCGCATAATCGATAAAAAACTAGAAGTTTAAAGGAGGAATTGGCATTGGGAAACGTAGTAGTAAAGTTAGAAAATGTTCGAAAAAGGATTGGTGGAACGGAAATTATTCGCGGTTTATCATTTGAAGTTCGCGAAGGGGAAGTGTACGGGTTCCTTGGACCGAACGGTAGTGGTAAAACGACGACAATTCGTATGATGACGGGTCTTATATCAATGACAGAGGGTGATATTACGATTTGTGGTCATAGTATTCGCACGGAGCGTGAAAAAGCGCTAGAGCAAATTGGAGCGATTGTAGAAAATCCTGAACTATATGATTATATGACTGGAATGCAAAACTTGAAGCATTTTGCGAATATGGCAATTACACCAATTAGTAAAGAGCGCATTGCTGAGATTGTAAAGCTTGTTGAATTAGAGCATGCGATTCATAAAAAAGTGAAAACATATTCACTTGGCATGAAACAACGTTTAGGAATTGCACAGGCATTACTGCATCAGCCAAAAATCTTAATTCTAGATGAGCCGACAAATGGATTAGATCCAGCTGGTATTCGCCAAATTCGTGATTATTTACAACGTTTAGCGAAAGAGGAGAATATTGCTGTAATCGTATCAAGTCACTTATTAAGTGAAATTGAACTCATGTGTGATCGTGTTGTTATTATTAAACAAGGTGAGTTTGTACAAGAGTACAACTTACATGAACAAGCAAAACATGATGAGACAGTAGTTGTAGCGTTTGAAGTAGATCAAGTACAGAAAGCAAATGAAATCATTGAAGGTAAGGCGCAAGGAAATGTCATTGTAGTATCTGTAACGAAAGAAGAAATTCCACAACTTGTAAAGAAACTTGTGAGTGACGATGTGCTTGTATACGGGGTTACCGTTCAAAATAAAACGTTAGAGGATGAGTTCTTAGCGATTACAGGGG
This genomic interval carries:
- a CDS encoding GntR family transcriptional regulator encodes the protein MKIEFSPNTPIYIQVMEYIKKEIVTGHLLPGDKIPSVRELASELQVNPNTIQRTFQELERDGVVVTRRGMGRYVTNEGEKIMELRKEMAKELLHSFIDGMDNLGFSEEEILTILRSSLHEKREESE
- a CDS encoding ribonucleotide reductase — its product is MFQLQETSEINDYGTDDIIRRDINCNLGSLNIVNVMENKEIREAVHAGMEALTAVSDMTIIPNAPTVKKANDELHSVGLGAMNLHGYLSKNKIAYESAEAKEFARTFFMMLNYYSIEKSMEIAKEKGETFKDFDKSDYANGTYFEKYETTDYSPVTEKVQQLFEGIHIPTKEDWTSLKEQVKKNGLYNSYRLAIAPTQSISYVQNATSSVMPIVSQIESRTYANATTYYPMPYLSKDTFWYYKSSYDMNQFKLIDLIAEIQEHIDQGISTILYVNSDISTRELARYYIYAHKKGLKSLYYTRTRKLSVEECVACTV
- a CDS encoding ABC transporter ATP-binding protein; translation: MGNVVVKLENVRKRIGGTEIIRGLSFEVREGEVYGFLGPNGSGKTTTIRMMTGLISMTEGDITICGHSIRTEREKALEQIGAIVENPELYDYMTGMQNLKHFANMAITPISKERIAEIVKLVELEHAIHKKVKTYSLGMKQRLGIAQALLHQPKILILDEPTNGLDPAGIRQIRDYLQRLAKEENIAVIVSSHLLSEIELMCDRVVIIKQGEFVQEYNLHEQAKHDETVVVAFEVDQVQKANEIIEGKAQGNVIVVSVTKEEIPQLVKKLVSDDVLVYGVTVQNKTLEDEFLAITGGVKA
- a CDS encoding ABC transporter ATP-binding protein encodes the protein MTELLKIENLWKRYGLKAVIRELNIEITEGKIIGLVGDNGSGKTTLLKMIAGLQHPSEGSITIAGKKVGLETKEIVSFMSDKPVFDDWMTVKDSLFFYRDFYKDFDIQKAVDTIAEFKIPLEEKITALSKGMVEKLQIILTFSRKAKLYVLDEPLGGIDLVSREHVLELILQFYREDCTILIATHLIGEVENIFDEVIFLKDGESVLHENVEELRFQRGKAVTDLFKEVFSR
- the nrdI gene encoding class Ib ribonucleoside-diphosphate reductase assembly flavoprotein NrdI, with translation MIVAYDSMTGNVKRFIHKLNMPAVQIGEDLVIDEDFVLITYTTGFGNVPERVLEFLERNNEKLKGVSASGNRNWGDMFGASADKISAKYEVPIVSKFELSGTNNDVEYFKERVREIATH
- the nrdF gene encoding class 1b ribonucleoside-diphosphate reductase subunit beta, translating into MRAVNWNKKEDDFSLMFWKQNIAQFWTEEEIAVSSDKNTWAQLSKEEQVAYKRVLGGLTLLDTKQGGEGMPLVLVHLENLQAKSVLAFMGAMEEVHAKSYSHIFTTLATEEEIDDIFEWVDKHPLLEKKAGIVTSYYRRLLKPEVTKKELYMAMVASVFLESYLFYSGFFYPLYLAGQGKLTASGEIINLIIRDESIHGVFVGILAQQIFAELSAEDQQEVQKETQELLMELYEIEMAYTEEIYTSIGLVEDVNRFVRYNANKGLMNLGLEPKFEEEEINPIVLNGLRTDTKNHDFFSVKGNGYVKATNVEKLSDDDFMFNF